Proteins from one Oncorhynchus tshawytscha isolate Ot180627B linkage group LG16, Otsh_v2.0, whole genome shotgun sequence genomic window:
- the LOC112216631 gene encoding protein FAM107B-like isoform X1, whose amino-acid sequence MLDLGDAKKQAPVCVEVLPQRPGFRHHRKENYVCRDALSRQSTECSEVQEVSQSQLQQPRVKLNGSTVETPSHHDLHRELLVSTKRGLLPGEKPELKRVLEQRRLEQHREQELALQPPLELETELRKRQQILLEYEQEEIRRREEQEREVPEFVRVKDNLRRTQVSGQ is encoded by the exons ATGTTGGATTTGGGAGATGCAAAGAAGCAGGcgcctgtctgtgtagag GTGCTTCCTCAGCGGCCAGGATTTCGGCACCATAGAAAAG AGAACTATGTGTGCCGCGACGCCCTGTCCCGGCAGTCTACAGAGTGTAGTGAGGTCCAGGAGGTGAGCCAGTCCCAGCTGCAGCAGCCCAGGGTGAAGCTGAACGGCTCCACCGTGGAGACACCCAGTCACCACGACCTGCACCGCGAACTGTTGGTCAGCACCAAACG AGGTCTGTTGCCAGGAGAGAAGCCTGAGCTGAAGCGAGTCCtggaacagaggaggctggagcagcacagagagcaggaactggcTCTACAGCCTCCTCTGGAACTGGAAACGGAGCTACGCAAGAGACAGCAGATATtgctggag TATGAGCAGGAGGAGATCAGGCgcagggaggagcaggagagagaagtcCCTGAGTTTGTACGTGTAAAGGACAACCTGAGGCGCACACAGGTGTCTGGGCAGTGA
- the LOC112216631 gene encoding protein FAM107B-like isoform X2, which translates to MEGSYNSKKVLPQRPGFRHHRKENYVCRDALSRQSTECSEVQEVSQSQLQQPRVKLNGSTVETPSHHDLHRELLVSTKRGLLPGEKPELKRVLEQRRLEQHREQELALQPPLELETELRKRQQILLEYEQEEIRRREEQEREVPEFVRVKDNLRRTQVSGQ; encoded by the exons ATGGAAGGGTCATACAACTCAAAGAAA GTGCTTCCTCAGCGGCCAGGATTTCGGCACCATAGAAAAG AGAACTATGTGTGCCGCGACGCCCTGTCCCGGCAGTCTACAGAGTGTAGTGAGGTCCAGGAGGTGAGCCAGTCCCAGCTGCAGCAGCCCAGGGTGAAGCTGAACGGCTCCACCGTGGAGACACCCAGTCACCACGACCTGCACCGCGAACTGTTGGTCAGCACCAAACG AGGTCTGTTGCCAGGAGAGAAGCCTGAGCTGAAGCGAGTCCtggaacagaggaggctggagcagcacagagagcaggaactggcTCTACAGCCTCCTCTGGAACTGGAAACGGAGCTACGCAAGAGACAGCAGATATtgctggag TATGAGCAGGAGGAGATCAGGCgcagggaggagcaggagagagaagtcCCTGAGTTTGTACGTGTAAAGGACAACCTGAGGCGCACACAGGTGTCTGGGCAGTGA
- the LOC112215242 gene encoding innate immunity activator protein-like produces MMDKEETSDTDSGIILNSGPDSPTLPVKDLTTHTRAMRLKHQALENRLELCLLDLKKLCIREAELTGKLSSDYPLLPDEKPPRVRRRIGATFKLDDSLIHQDGEDSELHSLEAELALQLQIVEAARRLSVEEHLSKPQKKSRLQQCKREDRKVKDLQEAVFQHRIRNECSSPPTNKNNNTAKHRGECCACATAAPIWPHWALQSAGSLGYTESQFLNIVRLPGTLAKQTKQTSSLSDAVALDDDSLSSSSSVDPLIQSSVGSLSLQSSSSQGSLHHTSAQSQSLGSSCRVEQTQTSSMGSSCSVEFPERSPIQNSPWRESNLDQPYLKPNTVCSSRPRSPVETPVGTPVFPADSRVLPSHFPSIKNLALRHGQINSSSAPSTPELHVRRQYSLSFRLPRSKPTHDLGEGRGRARLPRRRPEFLVRSPQYTPQRLYQSSSEHSVPSYTSPQRLYQSSSEDSSSEHSVPSYTSPPSRDTDRDNHKDREGPASPEIPKLCPPPYGFHYGAQTPTSPALNGSSFHKKNNQHRSSPSLRRRMAEEGTCSPLSPQDLGSPLGKGLYLSPSRLPQPQQQHRHWQQGPPPSSPRRVLKPPPPYTRLVHTPSLREYPNQPARVLPREMSSDELKSWNQFQKSRPSSLEGQGSFRVKSPTSPHLPPYLQGPHQKRILQRAADGTPVQWFVEEDSEIVSQV; encoded by the exons ATGATGGATAAAGAGGAGACCAGTGACACTGACAGTGGGATCATTCTCAACTCTG GTCCCGACAGCCCCACGTTGCCAGTCAAGGACCTGACCACCCACACCCGGGCCATGAGGCTGAAGCACCAGGCTCTGGAGAACAGGCTGGAGCTGTGTCTACTGGACCTCAAGAAGCTCTGCATTAGAGAGGCT gAGCTGACAGGTAAGTTGTCTTCTGACTACCCCCTACTTCCTGATGAGAAGCCACCTCGTGTCCGGAGGAGGATAGGAGCTACCTTCAAACTGGATGACAGCCTCATCCACCAGGATGGAGAG gaTTCAGAGCTTCATTCCTTAGAGGCAGAACTGGCCTTACAGCTCCAGATCGTTGAAGCGGCCCGTAGACTCTCAGTGGAGGAGCACCTGTCCAAACCACAGAAGAAGAGCAGGCTGCAGCAGTGTAAGAGGGAAGATAGGAAAGTTAAGGACCTCCAGGAAGCTGTGTTTCAGCACAGGATCAGAAACGAGTGCTCCTCTCCACCGACCAACAagaacaacaacacagccaaACACAGAGGTGAATGCTGTGCCTGTGCTACTGCTGCCCCCATCTGGCCACATTGGGCTCTGCAGTCTGCAGGGAGCTTAGGTTATACAGAATCACAATTTCTAAACATTGTGAGACTTCCGGGAACGCTTGCGAAGCAAACCAAGCAGACCAG TTCCCTGTCTGATGCAGTGGCCCTGGACGATG actctctctcttcctcatcatcTGTAGACCCACTCATACAGTCCTCTGTGGGCTCCCTGTCcctccagtcctcctcctcccagGGCAGTCTCCATCACACCTCAGCCCAGAGCCAGAGCCTCGGCTCCAGCTGCAGGGTGGAGCAGACCCAGACCTCCAGTATGGGCTCCAGCTGCAGTGTGGAGTTTCCTGAGCGCTCCCCCATCCAGAACTCCCCCTGGAGAGAGTCTAATCTGGACCAGCCCTATCTGAAACCTAACACTGTCTGCAGCAGCAGGCCCAG AAGTCCAGTAGAGACCCCAGTAGGGACCCCAGTGTTCCCTGCAGACAGCAGAGTCCTGCCCTCCCACTTCCCCTCCATTAAGAACCTGGCTCTGAGACATGGACAGATCAACTCCTCCAGCGCCCCCTCTACTCCAGAGCTGCACGTACGCAGACAGTACTCCCTGTCCTTCAG GCTTCCCAGAAGTAAGCCCACTCATGACCTGGGTGAGGGACGTGGGAGAGCCAGGTTGCCACGCCGACGGCCAGAGTTCCTGGTTCGGTCTCCACAGTACACCCCCCAGCGACTGTACCAGTCCAGCTCTGAACACTCTGTCCCATCCTACACCAGCCCCCAGCGACTGTACCAGTCCAGCTCTGAGGACAGCAGCTCTGAACACTCTGTCCCCTCCTACACCAGCCCCCCCAGCCGGGACACGGACAGAGATAATCACAAAGACAGGGAGGGCCCCGCATCTCCCGAGATCCCCAAGCTCTGCCCTcctccctatggcttccactacgGAGCCCAAACTCCCACCAGCCCTGCATTGAATGGCTCCAGCTTTCACAAGAAAAACAACCAGCACCGGTCCTCTCCCAGCTTGAGAAGAAGAATGGCAGAGGAAGGCACCTGTTCCCCTCTTTCCCCACAGGACCTGGGCAGTCCCCTGGGGAAGGGTCTTTACCTGTCCCCCTCCCGGCTCCCCCAGCCACAGCAGCAGCACAGACACTGGCAGCAGGGGCCCCCACCGTCATCCCCCAGGAGAGTTCTGAAGCCTCCACCCCCCTACACTCGCCTGGTACATACCCCGTCATTGAGGGAGTACCCCAACCAACCTGCCCGGGTGTTGCCCAGGGAGATGTCGTCAGACGAGCTCAAGTCCTGGAACCAGTTCCAGAAGTCACGCCCGAGTTCCCTGGAAGGCCAGGGGTCGTTCAGAGTGAAGAGCCCCACGTCCCCTCACCTCCCGCCCTACCTGCAG